GTGCTGCTCAGTGGCTATTTCTCCCGGAGCTTCACCGGCCGCCCCGCGCAGCTGCGCAGGCTGGTGGCGGGGGTTCTGGTGCCTTACCTGATCTTCGAGGTCCTGTACGCCGGGCTGGAGTCCGTCGTCTGGGACAAGCCGTTCCGGCTCACGCCGACCGAGCCGACGTTCCTGTGCTGGTTCCTGGCGGCGCTGTTCGTATGGCGGCTGACGGTGCCCCTGTGGCGGGTGGTGCCGTGGGCGGTGCCCGTCACGGTGCTGGTCTCGCTCGCCGCCGGCACCACCACCATGGGCTACGACCTGGCGCTGCCGAGGGTGCTGATGTTCCTGCCGTGGTTCGTGCTGGGCCTGCGGCTGCGGCCCGTGCACCTCACCCGGCTGCGCGACAGCGTCTGGGCCCGGCGGTGCGCGCCGCTGGTGCTGGGCGCGGGCGTGGCCGCGGCGTACGCGCTGGCGCCCGGCACGGATGTGCACTGGCTGTGGATGAGCTACGGCCAGGACGCGCTGGGGGTCGGTCTTGTGCCGTATCTGCTGGTCAGGGTGGCGCTGTTCGCGGCCACCGGACTGATGACGGCCGCCTTCCTCGCGCTGGTGCCGCGCCGTACGTCGTGGCTGACCGCGCTGGGGGCCGTGACGCTGTACCCGTATCTGCTGCACGGACTGCTGATGATGGCGGCCCACGCCTACAGCTGGGACGCGCCGCTGCGTCCGCTGGGACCCTCCGGGGCCGCCCTGCTGACCGCGTGCGGGGCCGCCACCGCCGTGCTGCTGTCGACCGCGCCCGTACGACGGCTCGCGCGGCCCCTGATCGAGCCGCGTGTGCCCGGCCTGAACCGGCCACGGCACGGGCGGCGCTCGCCCGGAACGAGTGAGCCAAGGACGGCGTGATGGCCTGGGAATCTTTCACCGACATCCGCGCGGCACGTG
This sequence is a window from Streptomyces sp. NBC_01775. Protein-coding genes within it:
- a CDS encoding acyltransferase family protein codes for the protein MAPEIIDPDGPGGADGRPAASALPGEAPGLSDEAASSREAPVLSDELPALCDGAALSREVARSGEAVPSGEAAKAGESGTVEVGAPAPERDAFLDNAKFLLIVLVVVGHTWPMGLIEGSRSVKTAYLWITVFHMPAFVLLSGYFSRSFTGRPAQLRRLVAGVLVPYLIFEVLYAGLESVVWDKPFRLTPTEPTFLCWFLAALFVWRLTVPLWRVVPWAVPVTVLVSLAAGTTTMGYDLALPRVLMFLPWFVLGLRLRPVHLTRLRDSVWARRCAPLVLGAGVAAAYALAPGTDVHWLWMSYGQDALGVGLVPYLLVRVALFAATGLMTAAFLALVPRRTSWLTALGAVTLYPYLLHGLLMMAAHAYSWDAPLRPLGPSGAALLTACGAATAVLLSTAPVRRLARPLIEPRVPGLNRPRHGRRSPGTSEPRTA